CCAAATCTGTTTTGGGATTAACTATTAAAATGTTGAAACATGCAGTTCTTTCAGTCCATAAGGTCAAATATTAACCAGCTAAGACAAATTAATCCTTCCAATTACTTTGTGGCACTTGCACTTAATCAAAATTAAtcctttcaatcaatcaaaattcaCGTgccaatttgaatttttttttttaaaaaaaaaaatttagttgtaagcgATTATGTGCATCAATAAGTATATCTATCCAATGTGATTGCTcagaaagtaaattttattgaaaacagtactaatttaaattttaaatataaatacatcaatattaatacgtagATTAGTACATAGATTATTAGCCAGCGCGCACATCTCAAAAGAAAAGCCCGAATTCGATCCCCTTCGCCGgccaagatatttttttaatttagtggtCAGGGAATTCAAAAGTTGCATTATTCTCCGTTCACGTACTTAATCACCAATAAGCAATGGGAAATGCTTAGACCACTCGGGGCTACTGctggcttcttcttctttttattttttatttttaagaaaaatctagttgtaaataATTCTGCATACCAATACGTGCATCCATCCAATGTAATTGATCAGAAAATagactttattaaaaatattgttaatttaaattttaaatatgaaggtaTTAACATTGATATATAGATTTATACGTGAATacacttgtatatagcaaattCACTTGTCCGTAAATTtgtttaatgattaagtattttttaataatattgtaaattttttttaaaagtaaaatttttaaaagtgttaaaaaaatacattaagaaaaaaaagaccaaaaataaaaatactcgTGGCCGTAGTGCTACCCATAAGCGAAAGACATGTTTAGATTCTGCAAGACTACTCCATGAGCTGAACAAATACGTATAGCTTAGCATTTTGAGTTCAGGGATATCTTAATTAGTACAAACTCTGCGAATTAACCCTCTTCGATCTCTAGTGGCAATTATATGCCATATCCTTTCCCACATTCCTGAAAAAAGACACCACGGTTTGGAAGCTCGACACATGTCCTCACCCTATACAGAGACAGCTTTTAAGTTTTTTCTTTCCCCTTTTTTATGAATTCAAGAGGGGTGGGATTGAAGAGTCATCTGAGATgataattctataaataataataaaataatttgtgaatagtagtaagatagtttgaattgaatattttataaattttgtaaaataagaaaaaaaaagttgaataaaaaatattataaaattaaaatattgttataatataattgtataattttatttttgtttgaaaatttgaaaaagttgattttttttatttaaaaatttgataaagttataataattaatttgaaaattttttatttaaattatgattgagaataaaatgagatgaaatgaaatgaggttcAGATGAAGATTTTTTATCTCATATGAGACCTCAAATCTAAGCGCCCTTTATCTCTTCATCGTGCCTATAAAAACCCCTCTCATATTGACATTATTATTGCATCGACATTACCACAAAGCACTTCTCCCGCACCCTctgccacacacacacacttaaaAGGTAGCATTTTTTGTCTTAATCATGTCAAAGCTCATGGAACCATTAACTATAGGGAAAGTGGTGGGAGAGGTGGTTGACAGTTTCACCCCAAGTGTTAGAATGGAAGTAATCTACAACTCTAGCAAAAATGTTGCCAATGGCCATGAGCTCATGCCTTCTGTCATTATCTCTAAACCCCGAGCAGAGATTGGTGGGGACGACATGAGGATTGCTTATACACTAGTGAGTTCAAAACTAATtggccattatatatatatatatatatgatgcattcttttttgttgtttttttcctGCTCTACTTCTAATGCTACTGATTCTGTTCATATCAacctctttcttctttcttttcttgaagaTTATGACAGATCCGGATGCTCCAAACCCTAGTGATCCATATTTAAGAGAACATCTCCACTGGTTTGTATAATCGGCTCTAGTTCTCTTTATGCACTTCCTTCAATATCAGATTTGCTAATTTTTTTGATATGttccttaaataaatatatatatatatatatatatatatatatatatctttcagGATGGTTACAGATATTCCTGGCACCACTGATGCTTCTTTTGGtgagttttcttttatttactaTTCTATGACATTGCATGATCATTGAAGAATGGTTAGTTATTACTTAAAATCAACAGCGCGCCAATGCTAATCGCTTTCGATTTAaacaggaaaagaaaatatgggcTATGAGTCTCCGAAGCCAGCAGTCGGCATCCATAGGTACGTCTTCCTGTTGTTCAAACAGAGAGGAAGACAAACAGTGAGGCCTCCAGCCACAAGAGACCATTTCAACACAAGAAGATTCTCAGAAGAAAATGGTTTGGGTCTACCAGTGGCTGCAGTGTACTTCAATGCACGGAGAGAAACTGCTGCAAGAAGAAGATGATTCAAGCAAAGAATATAGAATAAATCATTAAGAATAATTATGGGACGTGTCTTTCCTCCAtcagccatatatatatatatatatatatatataaagattgtTTTCAGTTTCCATGTAACGAGAATTATAAGCACCGTAAGTATAGTCCTACACCACACCCACCGAGGGTTGTAGCGATGGTTTCCGA
The genomic region above belongs to Carya illinoinensis cultivar Pawnee chromosome 4, C.illinoinensisPawnee_v1, whole genome shotgun sequence and contains:
- the LOC122308000 gene encoding CEN-like protein 1, whose product is MSKLMEPLTIGKVVGEVVDSFTPSVRMEVIYNSSKNVANGHELMPSVIISKPRAEIGGDDMRIAYTLIMTDPDAPNPSDPYLREHLHWMVTDIPGTTDASFGKENMGYESPKPAVGIHRYVFLLFKQRGRQTVRPPATRDHFNTRRFSEENGLGLPVAAVYFNARRETAARRR